Proteins from a genomic interval of Papaver somniferum cultivar HN1 chromosome 4, ASM357369v1, whole genome shotgun sequence:
- the LOC113273090 gene encoding uncharacterized protein LOC113273090: protein MDSRDRVEELPVISRSEDKMIWSGTMSGTFKVSSVAELIRTHYKKVVWVNQVWHPVLHPTTANNVWKLVRGICATYEKIQGKGFSLASKCYLYGKQTENLEHILWFFNFSQLICKWLGGIFLFCNPESYEDVMKFTKHKNSVGKEVWILAASITMMEIWFLRNIIIFDEEKVDIVSLKQRIKQLTKDCSIRMTGYMWDCNYDYQVLRNFDFGRRPTKIQRIIEVKFKLPEENQVLICCDGASRSNPGLAGYGFVCRSSSCEFIYAGSTGIGIATKFLDEIMAVIGSAYWAVQNGKLNIIIYSDSYAAVQAYRKGKLPWFFQVRWEGIRSSLNNVQVDHNVREINFTTDSFSKKRSRPGEGCMPEVSA, encoded by the exons ATGGATTCCAGGGACAG GGTAGAAGAGTTACCAGTTATTTCAAGAAGTGAAGATAAAATGATTTGGTCTGGTACAATGTCAGGCACATTCAAAGTCAGCTCTGTTGCTGAATTAATAAGGACTCACTATAAAAAAGTTGTGTGGGTGAATCAAGTATGGCATCCGGTGTTGCACCCTACAACAGCTAATAATGTCTGGAAGCTGGTGAGGGGCATTTGTGCTACATATGAGAAAATACAAGGAAAGGGCTTCAGTCTAGCATCAAAGTGTTATCTATATGGTAAGCAAACTGAAAACCTTGAACACATTTTGTGGTTTTTCAATTTTAGTCAGCTGATTTGTAAATGGCTTGGGGGGATATTTCTATTTTGTAATCCTGAATCTTATGAAGATGTGATGAAATTTACAAAGCACAAAAATAGTGTTGGGAAAGAAGTATGGATATTGGCTGCATCTATCACAATGATGGAAATCTGGTTCTTAAGGAATATAATTATTTTTGATGAAGAAAAAGTGGATATTGTCAGTTTAAAACAGAGAATAAAACAGTTAACAAAAGACTGTTCAATAAGAATGACAGGGTACATGTGGGACTGTAACTATGATTATCAGGTACTCAGGAATTTTGATTTTGGAAGAAGACCTACAAAAATTCAAAGAATTATAGAGGTGAAATTTAAACTTCCTGaggaaaaccaagtgttgatatgcTGTGATGGTGCTTCCAGAAGCAATCCTGGTTTAGCAGGTTATGGTTTTGTTTGCAGAAGTAGTAGTTGTGAATTTATATATGCTGGATCAACAGGTATAGGAATTGCTACTAAATTCTTAGATGAGATCATGGCAGTTATAGGTTCTGCATATTGGGCTGTGCAGAATGGAAAACTGAACATCATTATTTACTCAGACTCATATGCTGCTGTTCAAGCTTACAGGAAAGGCAAGTTACCATGGTTTTTTCAGGTGAGATGGGAAGGAATAAGAAGCTCATTAAATAATGTACAGGTGGATCACAATGTTAGAGAAATAAATTTTACAACTGATTCATTTTCTAAAAAGAGGAGCAGGCCTGGAGAGGGGTGTATGCCAGAGGTATCAGCATAA